One Mangifera indica cultivar Alphonso unplaced genomic scaffold, CATAS_Mindica_2.1 Un_0054, whole genome shotgun sequence genomic region harbors:
- the LOC123206963 gene encoding ras-related protein Rab11C-like yields the protein MAYRVDHEYDSLFKIVLIGDSGVGKSNILSRFTRNEFCLQSKSTIGVEFATRTLQIEGKTVKAQIWDTAGQERYRAITSAYYRGAVGALLVYDITKRQTFDNVQRWLRELRDHADSNIVIMLAGNKCDLNHLRAVPTGDAKLLAEKEALSFLETSALEALNVEKAFQTILLDIYHIVSKKALMAQEAASSVPQGTSINVANLSGDVNKGSCCSN from the exons atggCTTACAGGGTTGATCACGAATACGATTCTCTCTTCAAGATAGTATTGATTGGAGATTCTGGTGTGGGAAAATCCAACATTCTTTCCAGGTTTACAAGAAATGAATTCTGCCTGCAGTCTAAGTCCACTATTGGTGTTGAATTTGCAACCAGGACTCTTcag ATAGAAGGAAAGACAGTAAAGGCACAGATATGGGACACAGCTGGTCAAGAGAGATATAGAGCCATCACTAGTGCTTACTATAGAGGAGCCGTGGGTGCGCTTTTGGTTTATGATATAACCAAGAGGCAAACCTTTGACAACGTCCAACGGTGGCTCCGTGAGCTGAGGGACCACGCCGACTCCAACATTGTCATCATGCTGGCCGGAAACAAGTGTGATCTTAATCATCTAAGAGCAGTTCCCACAGGAGATGCAAAATTATTGGCCGAAAAAGAAGCTCTCTCCTTCCTGGAGACCTCAGCATTGGAAGCCCTCAATGTTGAGAAGGCATTCCAGACGATTTTGTTGGATATTTATCACATTGTTAGCAAGAAGGCACTGATGGCACAGGAGGCAGCTTCCTCAGTCCCTCAAGGTACCTCCATTAATGTTGCAAATCTCTCTGGTGATGTCAACAAGGGAAGTTGTTGCTCTAATTAG
- the LOC123206964 gene encoding cucumisin-like: MVQAYIVYMGNRPEGEIISASALHLSMLREVLGSNIGPESLLRIFKRSFQGFVVKLTEDEARKMAMLRGVASVFPNRKRNLHTTRSWDFIGFPRQVRRATIERDIIVGVLDSGIWPESASFDDKGFGPPPTKWKGTCQASSNFTCNNKIIGAKYYRSDGQFPPGDIISPRDGNGHGSHTASTAAGNLVSKASLYGLARGTARGGVPSACIAVYKVCWSDGCYDADILAAFDDAIADGVGIISISIGGPTSKEYFIDVTAIGAFHAMRKGILTSASAGNDGPSPGSITNVAPWFLSVAASTIDRKFFTTLQLGNNRTYQGVSINTATLNGMPPLIYGGDAPNTSAGYTNYSSSFCSEDSLDRNLVKGKIVVCDILDTGKGPFYAGAAGAVMIGENERDVAFNFPLPTSYIDTADGDKVMRYLRSTSKATATLFKSHEAKDPLAPYVVSFSSRGPNPVTLDILKPDLAAPGVDILAAWSLVNPISETKGDNRFAPYNIISGTSMACPHATAAAAYVKSFHPTWSPDAIRSALMTTATPMSSESNPEAEFAYGAGQINPIRALNPGLVYDTEAIDYIKFLCGQGYNNSILRLVTGDNSSCSKTINGTVWDLNYPSFAIAAETSRSQSISQVFNRVVTNVGSPSSIYKASVTTPEGLKIQAKPDTLNFRSLGEKQSFKLTVEGAIGQSVASASLVWDDGVHQVRSPIIVYLVSR, translated from the exons ATGGTGCAGGCTTATATTGTTTACATGGGAAACCGGCCAGAGGGCGAAATCATCTCCGCCTCTGCTCTTCACTTAAGCATGCTACGGGAAGTTCTTGGCAG CAACATTGGTCCGGAATCTCTGCTGCGTATCTTCAAGAGAAGTTTCCAGGGATTTGTGGTGAAGCTGACTGAGGATGAAGCTCGAAAAATGGCCA TGTTGCGGGGCGTAGCATCAGTATTTCCAAACCGAAAGAGAAATCTCCATACAACAAGGTCATGGGATTTTATAGGTTTTCCTCGACAAGTTCGAAGAGCAACAATTGAACGTGACATCATCGTCGGAGTACTTGACAGTGGAATTTGGCCGGAGTCTGCTAGCTTTGATGATAAAGGATTCGGCCCACCGCCCACCAAATGGAAGGGCACTTGCCAAGCCTCCTCCAATTTCACTTGCAACAA CAAAATCATAGGGGCAAAATACTACCGAAGTGATGGACAATTTCCTCCAGGTGATATAATTTCTCCAAGGGATGGGAATGGCCATGGCTCGCACACTGCATCAACAGCAGCCGGTAACTTGGTTAGTAAGGCAAGCCTATACGGGCTTGCCAGGGGAACCGCCAGGGGCGGCGTCCCATCAGCTTGTATTGCGGTGTACAAAGTATGCTGGTCAGACGGTTGCTACGATGCTGACATTCTTGCTGCATTTGATGATGCCATTGCTGATGGCGTAGGCATTATATCTATTTCAATTGGAGGGCCAACTTCTAAAGAGTATTTCATTGATGTAACGGCCATTGGAGCTTTTCACGCCATGAGGAAGGGGATATTAACGTCTGCTTCTGCTGGCAATGATGGCCCTTCTCCTGGAAGTATCACCAATGTTGCTCCATGGTTTCTTTCTGTGGCCGCTAGCACCATTGATAGGAAGTTTTTTACCACGCTGCAATTGGGAAACAACCGAACTTACCAG GGAGTATCAATAAACACAGCTACTCTTAATGGTATGCCTCCTCTTATTTATGGCGGAGATGCGCCAAATACTTCTGCAGGTTACACAAATTATTCGTCAAG TTTTTGCTCTGAGGACTCGTTGGATCGAAATTTGGTGAAGGGAAAAATCGTTGTTTGTGATATTCTGGATACAGGGAAAGGACCATTTTACGCTGGAGCAGCTGGTGCTGTGATGATTGGCGAAAACGAGAGAGACGTTGCATTCAATTTTCCCTTGCCTACATCTTACATTGACACAGCCGATGGTGACAAAGTTATGCGCTACCTACGCTCAACCAG TAAAGCGACTGCAACTTTGTTTAAGAGTCATGAAGCTAAGGACCCATTGGCTCCTTATGTAGTCTCATTTTCCTCCAGGGGTCCAAATCCTGTAACCTTGGATATTCTGAAG CCAGATTTAGCTGCCCCAGGAGTTGACATTCTAGCTGCGTGGTCTCTTGTTAACCCGATTTCTGAAACTAAAGGGGATAATAGATTTGCTCCTTACAATATAATCTCGGGGACATCAATGGCTTGCCCACATGCTACTGCGGCAGCTGCCTACGTCAAATCCTTTCACCCAACATGGTCTCCTGATGCTATCAGATCCGCTTTAATGACTACTG CCACTCCTATGAGTTCAGAATCAAACCCCGAAGCTGAATTTGCTTATGGCGCAGGCCAAATAAATCCCATTAGAGCTCTAAATCCTGGTTTGGTGTATGACACCGAGGCCATTGATTACATAAAATTCTTATGTGGCCAAGGATACAACAACTCAATTCTTCGGCTTGTTACAGGTGACAACAGTAGTTGCTCAAAAACAATTAATGGAACAGTTTGGGATCTTAACTATCCTTCGTTTGCAATTGCCGCCGAAACATCAAGATCACAGAGTATTAGTCAGGTCTTTAATCGCGTTGTAACGAATGTCGGATCGCCATCGTCTATTTATAAAGCTTCTGTGACAACCCCGGAAGGACTCAAAATCCAGGCAAAACCTGACACTCTAAATTTCAGATCTCTGGGAGAAAAGCAATCCTTTAAACTCACCGTTGAAGGAGCAATAGGCCAATCCGTAGCGTCTGCTTCTTTAGTCTGGGATGATGGTGTTCATCAAGTGAGGAGCCCCATCATTGTGTATCTTGTGTCAAGATAA